A genomic region of Arachis stenosperma cultivar V10309 chromosome 9, arast.V10309.gnm1.PFL2, whole genome shotgun sequence contains the following coding sequences:
- the LOC130950753 gene encoding myb family transcription factor PHL5-like isoform X1, with the protein MNENKLDFHSEYGNRSSCQYFGIRQQPWNMGPCNNQPLSATCVSVGVGRGRGGGGEEQEVVLPYSAQAKPSSTIISRFESPASAFYATEIFMGFPQYDSHQVGNPSNLMPHQLSIKNINNDMEFPLYQSSKESLFFDSSVNDQNSPNNFELPNTLQAIKSQLNGDQCNGSPEKSNKIPCGNFPASNFLPIEQHKLFNDDAAPVTRSISIPKANQESTVACGSFNSPVQQLSFSSPQEKLSPTISAGNLVGNGPIASSKTRIRWTQDLHEKFVECVNRLGGAEKATPKAILRLMDSDGLTIFHVKSHLQKYRIAKYMPESTQGSYALPKKYFFPFSGKSEKRTSAENVHLDVKAGLQIKEALQLQLDVQRRLHEQLEIQRKLQLQIEEQGKQLKMMFDRQQKSNNSERSSKDNNNDDNEVTILEGTGISHFPSKIS; encoded by the exons atGAATGAGAACAAGCTTGATTTTCATTCTGAATATGGCAACCGTTCTTCTTGTCAATATTTTGGTATTAGACAACAACCTTGGAACATGGGACCATGCAATAACCAACCCCTCAGCGCGACTTGCGTCAGCGTTGGAGTTgggagaggaagaggaggaggaggagaagaacaAGAAGTAGTACTACCATACTCGGCTCAAGCCAAACCATCTAGCACCATCATAAGCCGATTCGAGTCGCCGGCTTCGGCCTTTTACGCGACGGAAATCTTCATGGGGTTCCCACAATATGATTCCCATCAAGTTGGTAATCCATCCAATTTGATGCCTCATCAACTCTCCATCAAGAACATTAATAATGATATGGAGTTCCCTCTCTATCAATCTTCAAAGGAAAGCCTCTTCTTTGATTCATCAGTTAATGACCAAAATAGCcccaacaactttgagttgcCAAACACCTTGCAAGCAATAAAATCTCAATTGAATGGTGATCAATGTAATGGATCACCTGAAAAATCTAATAAAATTCCATGTGGGAATTTTCCTGCCAGCAATTTCCTTCCTATTGAACAACATAAGTTGTTCAATGATGATGCTGCCCCAGTCACTAGGAGCATATCAATTCCTAAAGCAAATCAAGAATCTACG GTTGCTTGTGGGTCATTCAATTCCCCTGTTCAACAGCTGAGTTTCTCTTCTCCCCAAGAGAAGCTTTCTCCGACAATTTCCGCCGGAAACCTTGTCGGTAATGGACCGATAGCATCGAGTAAGACGCGTATAAGATGGACTCAGGATCTTCATGAGAAGTTTGTTGAATGTGTCAATAGACTAGGAGGCGCAGAGA AGGCGACGCCGAAAGCGATACTAAGGCTGATGGATTCAGATGGATTGACAATCTTCCATGTTAAGAGTCATTTGCAGAAATACAGAATTGCAAAGTATATGCCAGAATCAACTCAGG GTTCATATGCTTTGCCTAAAAAGtacttcttccctttttcaggGAAATCTGAGAAAAGAACCAGTGCAGAGAATGTGCATCTTGATGTCAAAGC TGGCTTGCAGATTAAAGAGGCACTTCAGCTGCAATTGGATGTGCAGAGGCGTCTTCATGAACAGCTAGAG ATTCAGAGAAAATTACAATTGCAAATTGAAGAACAGGGAAAGCAGCTGAAGATGATGTTTGACCGGCAGCAGAAGTCAAATAATAGTGAAAGAAGTTCtaaagataataataatgatgataatgaggtTACAATTTTAGAAGGGACTGGAATTTCCCACTTCCCTTCAAAGATAAGTTAG
- the LOC130950753 gene encoding myb family transcription factor PHL5-like isoform X2, whose translation MNENKLDFHSEYGNRSSCQYFGIRQQPWNMGPCNNQPLSATCVSVGVGRGRGGGGEEQEVVLPYSAQAKPSSTIISRFESPASAFYATEIFMGFPQYDSHQVGNPSNLMPHQLSIKNINNDMEFPLYQSSKESLFFDSSVNDQNSPNNFELPNTLQAIKSQLNGDQCNGSPEKSNKIPCGNFPASNFLPIEQHKLFNDDAAPVTRSISIPKANQESTVACGSFNSPVQQLSFSSPQEKLSPTISAGNLVGNGPIASSKTRIRWTQDLHEKFVECVNRLGGAEKATPKAILRLMDSDGLTIFHVKSHLQKYRIAKYMPESTQGKSEKRTSAENVHLDVKAGLQIKEALQLQLDVQRRLHEQLEIQRKLQLQIEEQGKQLKMMFDRQQKSNNSERSSKDNNNDDNEVTILEGTGISHFPSKIS comes from the exons atGAATGAGAACAAGCTTGATTTTCATTCTGAATATGGCAACCGTTCTTCTTGTCAATATTTTGGTATTAGACAACAACCTTGGAACATGGGACCATGCAATAACCAACCCCTCAGCGCGACTTGCGTCAGCGTTGGAGTTgggagaggaagaggaggaggaggagaagaacaAGAAGTAGTACTACCATACTCGGCTCAAGCCAAACCATCTAGCACCATCATAAGCCGATTCGAGTCGCCGGCTTCGGCCTTTTACGCGACGGAAATCTTCATGGGGTTCCCACAATATGATTCCCATCAAGTTGGTAATCCATCCAATTTGATGCCTCATCAACTCTCCATCAAGAACATTAATAATGATATGGAGTTCCCTCTCTATCAATCTTCAAAGGAAAGCCTCTTCTTTGATTCATCAGTTAATGACCAAAATAGCcccaacaactttgagttgcCAAACACCTTGCAAGCAATAAAATCTCAATTGAATGGTGATCAATGTAATGGATCACCTGAAAAATCTAATAAAATTCCATGTGGGAATTTTCCTGCCAGCAATTTCCTTCCTATTGAACAACATAAGTTGTTCAATGATGATGCTGCCCCAGTCACTAGGAGCATATCAATTCCTAAAGCAAATCAAGAATCTACG GTTGCTTGTGGGTCATTCAATTCCCCTGTTCAACAGCTGAGTTTCTCTTCTCCCCAAGAGAAGCTTTCTCCGACAATTTCCGCCGGAAACCTTGTCGGTAATGGACCGATAGCATCGAGTAAGACGCGTATAAGATGGACTCAGGATCTTCATGAGAAGTTTGTTGAATGTGTCAATAGACTAGGAGGCGCAGAGA AGGCGACGCCGAAAGCGATACTAAGGCTGATGGATTCAGATGGATTGACAATCTTCCATGTTAAGAGTCATTTGCAGAAATACAGAATTGCAAAGTATATGCCAGAATCAACTCAGG gGAAATCTGAGAAAAGAACCAGTGCAGAGAATGTGCATCTTGATGTCAAAGC TGGCTTGCAGATTAAAGAGGCACTTCAGCTGCAATTGGATGTGCAGAGGCGTCTTCATGAACAGCTAGAG ATTCAGAGAAAATTACAATTGCAAATTGAAGAACAGGGAAAGCAGCTGAAGATGATGTTTGACCGGCAGCAGAAGTCAAATAATAGTGAAAGAAGTTCtaaagataataataatgatgataatgaggtTACAATTTTAGAAGGGACTGGAATTTCCCACTTCCCTTCAAAGATAAGTTAG
- the LOC130949153 gene encoding serine/threonine-protein phosphatase 7 long form homolog: MVENYLRATGFYHVSKIGIIRGFHPLLAALVERWRPETHTFVMPVGEITVTLEDVAYIFGLPIDGEAVSGWTDSSADFVRSQSYAIFGREPEVSSSSKSYIKLAWVRRVRDAEPLDTEDSIRRYVRCHIFYLLGSTLFADKSTAYAHAKYLPLLRDFDRIHTYSWGSACLAHLYRALCRASRFDTKEMDGPLNLLFVWAWERMLCLAPVPRNTLPPAEIPVAKRWSHSARPTAWSSNTVVTFRHHIDYMQEFEWRPYAGLIVPDAPRAESTRPQRDSFSSQ; encoded by the exons ATGGTAGAAAACTACCTACGCGCCACGGGATTCTACCACGTCTCTAAGATTGGGATAATACGTGGATTTCACCCATTATTAGCTGCTCTGGTCGAAAGGTGGAGGCCAGAGACTCACACCTTCGTGATGCCTGTGGGTGAGATTACAGTGACGTTGGAAGATGTCGCTTATATATTTGGCCTACCCATTGACGGAGAGGCTGTGAGTGGATGGACAGACAGTAGTGCCGACTTCGTGCGAAGCCAGAGCTACGCCATATTCGGTCGGGAGCCAGAAGTCAGTAGTTCTTCAAAATCCTATATAAAGCTGGCTTGGGTAAGACGTGTCAGAGATGCGGAGCCGTTAGACACTGAGGATTCCATTAGGCGATATGTCAGATGTCATATCTTCTACTTGTTGGGGTCGACCTTATTCGCGGATAAGTCGACCGCATACGCCCATGCGAAGTATCTACCTTTGCTTCGAGATTTCGATCGGATCCATACTTACAGTTGGGGTTCAGCATGTCTTGCACATCTTTATAGAGCATTGTGCCGTGCATCACGATTTGATACAAAGGAGATGGATGGACCTCTCAATTTGTTGTTTGTTTGGGCTTGGGAGCGAATGCTATGTCTTGCGCCCGTACCGAGGAACACCCTTCCACCCGCTGAGATACCAGTTGCAAAGAG GTGGAGTCATTCGGCGCGCCCCACAGCGTGGTCATCGAATACTGTAGTGACATTTAGGCATCATATAGACTACATGCAGGAG TTTGAGTGGCGGCCGTACGCCGGATTGATCGTGCCCGACGCCCCCCGTGCTGAGTCAACACGCCCCCAGCGTGATTCCTTCTCCAGCCAATGA